Sequence from the Argentina anserina chromosome 7, drPotAnse1.1, whole genome shotgun sequence genome:
GGAAGCATCTCCAAGAAGACCATTATCAATATCAATGCCAACAGAAAGCAAATCATGAACAGTTTTGCTTTCATCTGGGTCTAATCCATCTACAGCACTTCTTTTATCTATATGCTCTCCAGTTTTTCTCAGTGGGAAATTGCCGCCTGACAATCTGGTGGAAGCATCTTCAAAATGACTACTAGGCAAAGGAATGGCATCAGAAAGAAACAGCTGTAATTCCTTATCTTCTGTGTTCTCTTCAGAATCACCAGAGAAAACCAAGTCATAGAACTTTTCATCATCAAAGGAATCCCAATAGAAAGGAACGGTGAGCGGATTCATATCCTCCAACATCTTTTTCTGACAGGAATCAACTTGGCAGGTGCTATCTTTTTCAAGAAGATGCCAATCCAAGTAAATCCTATCTGATGCCGATAGCGGCTGTGGCTTTACATCACTTAGCTTTTCCTCAATAACAACGTATAAACATATCCTTTCCTGATCATATAAAACAGGTACAGGCAATGATTTGAATGTATCATCAACCAGGGCTAGCTCAGGACTAACAATCAAATTGTTGAAGTTCAACTCTCCATTAAACATCCAGTCACATGATTCAGGTTCATTTGCTGTTTGTGCGTTAAAGAGGACTTCAAGAATTAGGGATGGGTCCAAATCAAGAATCTGAAACTCCTGGAAAACAACCGGGCTTACAGACTGGAAACAGGAACTGATGCTTGTCCCTTGATATTCAGTGTTTCCCTGAGACTGGGACATCTCCAGCATGCTTAACAAGTCCATCTCAGGGGGAATGTCAAGGGACCCGAGATCAGATCCAACACACTGCTTTAACAGACAATTATCTGAAAGAAGCTCTAATATCCCATATTCCTTCGAACCCAAAAGCTCCTTGCCATTTAAGTTATCGCTTTGATCCAAATGTTGTGGCTCAATGTTTTCATAAACGGAAAAAAGTTCATCCTCTAAAGACAGAGCTGtcaaattttgcagagatatCTCATTTGCTTCTAACAGAGGGAAAGGCATCTGATAAGAGTTCATTTGGTCCAGACGAGAACTATCTTCTTCGAATGAATAAGGCTTTTGATCAGTTGGATATTCTGACTTAAGGTCTTCAACTGTATGCACTGATTCTTGAACATCCCAAGGATACTGCATTGTCAGATTTAGAGTTTCCTGCAAAGAGAAtagaataaataataaaacaactaaaattcaaaaacacACCCTGGGACGAATTGGATATCAGGAACTACTTAGCATGATACAAagtattcaaaaacaaaagtaaTGCAATCTAGAGCTTCTATACCaatatatattcttaaaaCCCACCATTTCCTTATCAAAAGGATATTCTGAGAATGAtataagtgaaaaaaaaacttatcaaAACAAGCTATTTGATCTGCTAACAAATTAACATTACCATTGTAATAATCACGCATTTAAGGTAGACAATTTAGACAGAGTTAGAAGTTGCAGTGTTATATATATCAACTACTTTAACCCCTGTGCTGAAGTTAACTGTTAAGAGGCCAAATGactaaatgaaaaacaaaatctgAATAGAGAATTTCAACCTCCGGAACTTCCAAAAGAATCGGCatctcatctttctcataaatGTAAGAATTTTCCTGCACATAGAGAGCCACAATATACGTAAGCATAGCACATAGAACCAGAGCCAACTTATATATTTACCAACTTCATTAGTAGACATCATTTTACCAGGAATTCATCCAGCTCTAGTGTTTCAAACTTGAGTACTTCACATTGGAGTGCATCATTATCCACTTCTCTTCTGCCACCATCCTCCTTCAACATTTATACAAGTAAGACTCTTCGGACCAAAACATCAATCACGTAAGGCTGTCTATATCTGAGTGTCATTACCATACCTTGTGAAATCCAATCTCCGGAGCTAAACCAGCCGTTATCTGATTCTCCGGTCCCTTCTGCTTTCCAAGAACATCGGCTTTCTGCCACAGTTCACCAAAATCCAAAATAAGATCCAAATTACCCAACACAATACAATTCCACAACTCGATAACGAGTGATTTTCGAGTACTTAAGAAGGTAAGAACACAACCACTCAGCATATGATCTCAATTTCGTAGTTGATAAACTTCGGTTAAATTCAGCATCAAAGTAAGCACAGACTAAAACCGTGGATAGATGAACCTATAATATCTAAACTAGTCAACATCTCGAATCGAAAACACCTATAGCTTATAGTAAATTATCAAATCATTTAGAACAGACGCAGAAATTAACAGTCCTTGTAATTCTCATCCAAAATTCAACTCCACAATTCAATGAGCTATGAACAATCAAGCGATTTCTAATCCGATAAGGTCAAATTTCTACTCTGACACAGAAAATTACCTCCGATTTCGCGGCAGCGTCGAAATCCGAGACGTCGACGGCGAGGTGCTGAGGGAGAACGGCGGCGAAGAAGTTGGAGAGCGCGTCGGCGATCGGAAGCTGTTCGATCGGGAGCGAGAGGTGGAGGAGGGGATCGAAGCGTACGGCGGCGCGGAGAACATCGGAGGCGGAGAGGTTGGAGTGGTGGAGGTTGGGGATGGGGAGGTGGAGGAAGGTTAGGGTTTCTAGGGTTTGGATGGGAGTGGGAGTGAAGTAGTCGAGGTTGAGGAACCGAGTTCGCAtttctgagagagagagaaagagagagaagagggaggtggattttttttttggggggggggtttGATTTTGGGGGAATTGAATTTGGCGCTTTAAATTTTGGCCGTTAAATACGCGGGTGCTGCTAATTTGCGCCGGTTTGTGTACTGTACACAACAAAACGCCGTCCAGTCGTCCACAACACCAAAATCATTTTTTGAGGAAATTTCGCTGCGAACTTTCTTTATAAAACCATTTGTGAGAAAAATTCCCTCTGAAGTCGAGATAATTCCACATCTTAAAGCATCttttcagaccaaaaaaaatatatatatcttaaagCATCTTTAACCATGCTACTATGCATGTTTTagttaaattttaacaaaaacaaattaaaaaatattttgactAGTCTATTTAGAAGTAtatcttttttaattttctttaaaaacatattttaaatttatttataaattatatttaatctCCTATATggaatattttaattttgagcTATCTCACTCAATAAATTTATCGAGTGAGATAGCTCAACGTTAAAGTAAAATTATAACAAAGAGTCTAGTAAACTTACTAATTTTCGTAAAGAAAAAATTTCACCATCAGTATCCCAACTCTTGTGGCAATATCAATGTAGTATCtaaactctgagttgtaccaatataGTATTCAACTCCTTATTTACTATCAACGAGGGCACGTTTGTTACCCAGGACTGTCTAAGTCAGGACTATTTCTTATAACAGTCCCGGACTATGCAAGCTTCGGACTGTACTGCAGTAATCCCTAACCCAGGTTTGGTACTGCTTCGGACTAAAGAACAGAACAGTCGGAATAGTCTAATCCTACGTTTGATGTCAGCTAATTGCTTTTGAAACGCTTGAAAAAACTGAGCATAGAATAATATTATGAAAAGATTTGAAAGAAGCGAACTTGAGGATGTAAACAAGAACGGGTAGACGTGATGAACATAAAGAAGAAAGCTTGAAGGCGAAAGAAGGGAAATTGAGAGGGGCCCACTGACCGACGGTGGAGGGGATATCGGTGGAGGCGTAATGGGATTTTTTGAGGCGGTGCTGGAGATGGGCGGCGCACCAGACGGTACTCAAAGGGCCCTTCCGAGCCAATATTGTGTGCGAATAGAACATCCTCGGCTTCCTTACCTCCAAAACCaaactgaagaagaagaagcagcaggGGGTTTTGTTTCATCAGAAGCTTTTGCATTCAATTTTACTTCCAAAGCTATTAAGTTTCTTAATTGAAATCAGATCAAGCAACCCAGATCAAGAAGACGACCTAGCTATGAAACTCATGAATTTATATCAAATCAAGCTACCCAGACCAAGAATCattcatcaatcaatcaaataaACACAATCCATAAACAATAGTCAAGTAAATCAATATATTTTAACCCATACCAGATCgagaaaaaaattcaagatAGAGCAAGGGTGAAgacgagagggagagagagagagaggaggaggaggaggagagagagagagagagagagagagagagagagagagagagagagagagagagaggtagaACCTGGAATAGGGGTGTGTGAGAGAGTCGATGAGTGAGAGAGCACCAGAGCTGAGTGAGAGAGGCGTGAGAGTGAGACGAAGTCTTCTGGAACCCTACGTTTTTCTTCTGCAACGAAAGCTTATGGAGTCCCCCCAATTTTGGGGCCGCTCCGTAAGCCGAAATATGGGAGACGCGGGGACTGCGTAAGCTCATTAAATGAAATCCCGTGTTTTCACCAAACGTAGGTTTCGGTTTATTTTTGTGTGTAAGGTAGTCCAATCCAATCCAAACCTAGGTAACAAACGTAGCCCGAGTGTTCTGACATCATTAATGGAAACCGTTTATTTGGTCGGCGTGCGGAGGACGTGACTACAAAAAAAGGAGGAATATTTACCTAAATAACCATATTCTTTCTCATCTCATTTCTCTGGGTTTGACAACAGACTCTAGTCTCTTTCTCTCACCGACGCAGGACACCATCTTGCTTTTCCGCCTCACAACTTCGTTGTCTTGGTGACCCAACGCCATGCAACCTTCCCACCGTACTCGCCTCTTCTTCCACTCCCTATCCATGTCCATCGATTATCATCTCGGCCCAATTTACAGTTCCGAACTGTAGCAGTATTGAACTTCCATGAATTCCGACCATGGATTCGAACTCCGGCGAGCTCCTTGGTCATCTCTTGGTAATCCGAGTCTCTAGTTCTTGATTCCAATCCGATTCTGATATTCTATAATCAATTTCTCAAATCGGAGCCTAACATTGAATTTCCTTTTTATGGGTTTTTGCCACCATCGCACACCACCGTCGAATTCATACTTCATGGCGACGTTCTTAGAACTTAAATGAGCTCGGTCGATCACTTGAGGTATTACCCAGTGTGAGAAATAAGAGTCGGAAGGGATTACAGAaatcaaaaacccaaaaaatatgGGGAGTACCCAAATCCTCTGAGCTGCAGCCACCACCCGAGAGAAAAGGAGTCAAAATCTTTTGGGTTCAAGTTCTTGGAATTTTATGGGGTTTTTTTTATGGTGAATAAACCATACAGCTGATACAAGATCTCTGAAACAAGGTGGGATTAAAGGAGAATATGTACTTGAGGTATTGGGTTTCAGAAGATTGGTTTGGGTGAATTAGATGCCCAATTTGAATTTCGAGGTGGATCAGATGTTTGGATGGAGGATGGAGGTGTTGGTAATCTGGTGGATTCATTGCAATTTAGGGTCTGAGATTTGGGTTGAATTCCcccagaaaaacaaaaaaattgggaCTCAATCGTGaaggagagagggagggagatGGTAATCAAGTGCGGACTGAGGAATGttgaaaaaaattactatCAGCCCTCAGATGCATTTCATTTAGATTGAAAGGCTATAAGCTTCAAATGAAAGTTCAGTTTTGCCCGCAGATGACCAAACAAACGGAGCTGGAAAATAACATCAGACCGCTCGTTCATAGTAAATAAGGAGTTGTGGTACTATATTGGTACAATTTAGAGTTGGTGTACTATATTGATCTTACCATAATAGTTGAGGTACTGATGGtgtaattttttctttcataaaatgctaaaatattctttaaaataatttaataattataataaaaagTTTATTGAATATGCTCTTACTCTATGGTTACATATTACTAATTAGTGAATTAATTAGTTGTTGTTTGAGGTGTTTCTATGTTCTTAGCTAAAACATTATATGATACTGAAAAtactgtgtttttttttttgttcttacgAATTCTAGAACTGAGATTCACGGGTTTTACAATTTAGATGATTTGCATTTCATCTTGCATGTGTTGTACTACACATCTCTTTACCGATTGCTTTTCAACCATTTAGTGAGAGGTTCGAAGATCatatgacatttttttttccgaatATGTGATAAGTGAATCACATCATGAAGTTTACCAAATAGAGAGAGGCTACGACATTGGTTAACTCGTAAAACTTGTTGGAATAGGCCATCGGTTGAGAAAGAATCAttacataaaaaaacaaaaaaggtaTCATAAACATGTTATATGGTGCTACTCGATTCTAAGGATCAACTACATGATCACAAGATTTATGGATAACCAAGCTGCATATGTGTATGATAATTCAGTTTTATATGTGGCACTGTGTCCATATACCTCATACCAAACATCTCATAGCTTAACAGAAAGTAATGTTACTGCAATTATTTCATATCTGCATATACACCGCCACGTCTACTATTGTCCGTCCCTATCCACAGCCTCCGTCTCAGCCCCTTCTCGAATACGATGTCGCTTAATCAGTAACGGCAACACTGTCACTCTGTGGTTATCCATTGCAGGAGAAAGTGAGAAACCAATTCCCCTCGGCCTTGAAGCCACGTGCATAGCAGGTACCACTACGTGGCGGAATATGAGACGTGGTcggttttgtttcttactcgtGTCGTTCTTCCGGAGCCTGAATCATGCAGAGGTGGCACAACCATTTGCTCCGGCCATTCCTTTATATCTTCAACTTCCCCACCTCTGTTTCTCACACATTGTTCTTCAAAAAAGATAATACTCTTCCAAATAGTTCGAGATTATCTGAAAGATTTTAATCATGGATAGTCATGTAGTACGTTCTCATGTTGGTAAGGATCAAACTCATCTCCTACTAATTAGCAATTCTCTCTTGCTGTGTTTGTTGCTTTGTTATAGTTCAATCGGTGTTAATGTGTGTGACTGTATTGCAGAAGGTGAAGAAGAGGAACACCATGAGAAGAAGTCGGTTTTGAACAAAGTGAAGGCGAAAGCGAAGAAGTTGAAGGAGACTATCAAGGGGCATCATCACGACCatgatcaagaaggccaacaAACTCCTGATGATCATGATCCGgatgaggaagatgatgaagatgacgaTCCAGAAGTTCATGGTGTACCGAGTGAGTTTTTTGAATTGAGCTATGGATTTGTCGACTCTGTTTTGAGGGTGTGATTGGACATATTGAATTTTGGTTAACTTTGTAGTATATGACTCGGCAGCTAGGAGGACTGATGCTCCTGTGCAAGGAGACATCTTGAAGGTGCCTATGAGGAACTTTGGAGACACTAGAGCAGGGCGTGATGAATATGATCCTAAAGTTCCAAGGGATAGAACTAATGCCAATGTTAGTGATCCAATGAGGTCTAATGTGCCTGGGCTACATGGAACTACAGAACATGGTGCAAGTAAGTCGCTCAAGTTGTTTCAAATCCCTCCATCGATTCTGTTGCAATATAATTTACTGTTTGACCCAACATTATAAATTTGTTAGTGAGACTAGCTCTAACAATCTTATAAAGATGTTTTACAAAATAAATATGGACATACGATACCAAGGTTAATACATGTATTGATTGCTTTATAATTCTTTAATTTGATCTTCATGGTGTAGTGCACAACTCTGGAACGACTAGAAGAACTGATGCTCCGGTGCAGGGAGGCATTCATTTCGGAGCGACGCACCATGAACATGATTCTGCAATGCCAGGAGAGAGGACTAGTGTGGGATATAGTGGTCCGGTGAGTGATTTTGTGCCTGGTCGACAATATCGAACTACCATTGGGCATGAAGATCTGTTGGGAGGAGCAAGGACCAAACTGGTTGGTCCAACAACAGGGCCTGTGCTTAAGCATGAAGAACCAAAGGGAATGTTTGATGCAACTGGGGGAGGAACTCATACGCCACGCAACACTCCGGTTTCTTCTCTTCCGCATCATGGAAATTACAACTCTATTACTATGGATGTTGACTCAGGCAAGACTTCTGGCTCCAGGCAAGTAGGGAATTTAGGGCAGACTGGGGACAATCTGGGAAAGACTGATGTTCTAGGGGAAGAGACTCCTGTGCCACATAGAATCAGTGGAACTTACAAGAGTACCATGGACGTTGTCCCGAGGCAGACATTTGTTTCTGAGAAAGGAGGGGATTCAGATCAGTCCAGAGTGAATCTGCACCGACCTCGAGGATTTGAGGAAGATCCTCATGCACCTAAGGTCAATCCTGAAGCTTACTCTCCTTCGAATTATGAGACCAAGGTCACTGATCCCACCAAATCTGGTAATGTATTATCTTAATTTTGTGTCATAAAATCAAATTGCTGATGTATAgcgttttcatatatatatcatattttttACTTGACTCGTGGCAGGTGGTCGGGAAATTGGAGTCACACCAATGCTTCATTCTTTTGATAAGATGAACCTACATGGAGATGATCGCCAATACTTGAACGATGGTGGCAATCAGAGCCAGTCCACCAGAAGCCATGAACAATTTTCACCTGAGAACCAGGGCACTAGCTACACTGAAACAATCTCATCCGCCACTTCAGCCATTGCTGACAAGGCAATTTCGGCAAAGAATGCAGTTGCTTCCAGGTTGGGGTACGGTGGGACTGAGACTGTTCATGATGACTACTCAAGAGGCTACGTCACTGGTGCTGGGAAGTCTGGTTCATCACATCGTCAACATCAGAACCAAGTACTTGATCCATCTACTAACCAATCGAAACCCGCTGAGACTCCGCAGGTCCGAGGAACCATAGAACCCGAGCACAACACTGCAGCTGATCTCAAACCATCAAACCAGACCGGCGGAACCTACACTGAGAGGATTTCATCTGCCACCTCTGCCGTAGCTGACAAGGCCATCTCTGCGAAGACTGTTGTTGCTTCCAAGCTTGGATATGTGCCTAGCGATCAGGTGCATGAAGTTAGAGATGTCACTCACACTAATGTGCCTACTGGAACAACTGCAGCCGATCAACATGGCAAGACAATTACCTCTACAGTTGCGGAGAAGCTAACACCGGTGTATGAGAAAGTTGCTGGGGCGGGGACTGCTGTGATGTCTAAGATTCCAGGAGTGAGTAGTGCTAGTACTGACAGGGATACTAGCGCGGGGGCTGTTGGTCAAGCCGGGCAGGACAAAGGAGTGTCAGTGAAGGACTATTTTGCGGAGAAGCTGAAGCCTGGAGAGGAGGACAGAGCACTTTCAGAGGTCATAAGTGAGAAACTCCAGAAGCATAAGCCGGGTGTGAAGGAACATGCAGGGCACTCTGCTGATGCTAGGCCAATGGGGAAGGTGACAGAGTCTCAAGAGGTGAGGCAGCGTTTGGGGACTGACGAGGGGAATGAGAACTTTGTGGTGGAAAAGATTAAGGCCTCTGTTGGTTCATTGCTTGGTGGTACTAATAAAAGTGATGAAGGTCAGCGAGGGCTCTCTAGCCGATCTGCTGCTACCGGGGATGAAGATAGGAGCGGCGTTTGTATGGTGGAGCACCGAAGGCTACAGGAAAACTGAAGGGTGATTACTAGTAAGACTACGGTGAATAAGCAACTAAGTGTTTGTTTTgtgtaaaatttaaaattactCACTCTGTTGTGATTTTCCTAGACAATGTTACTCCTGTCAAGCTTTGTGTATGTTGTTTCTGTTTGCAATGCAAGTGTTTGTGATGTACGATACAGTATTGATTGAAAAGGACATAACGTAACGTATGAGTCTGATGTATGTCTAATGAAATTTGGGTTTGTTCAGTGTgttatttctctattttttcgGGTACATGATGACACTTCTGAGTATGACTTGATGATCCTGCGGAATTGTTGGTTCTGTTACTCTTAATCGGAATTGCCCAAATTTTTAACCCCTTGTTTCCAAGTTTTGGTTCCTTTGCTGCTTCCTGTTTTAAAACAATCAGGTGACaataaacatacacaaacgggAGTGCACATAGAATTAACTGCCAATTCTGCATATTTGATTaggagatacttgagaagagACGATACGCTTCATCTTGAATACAATTTATTCACTTAGTACTGTTAGTAGCAATTTATTTATGAATGCTTAATGATTCATAATTTATTTGAGATACAGTTTTATTTGAGCGCGCAAGTGCAGTGACTGCTTAAGAATGAATCTTGCGAGAGGTACTCCTTTTGTATTTTCGCGATCTTCGTATCTATTAAATCGATTGTACGTATGAATTCTGGTATGATGGCATAAGACTAATAACATATTAACATGCGTGATTCCTGCTATCAATTTCGAGTTTGGAGCATATGAAGAGATTAGAGGAAGGCTAAGTTGAGCAGTCGTGCCATGGCGGAGAGACGGCAAAGTAGAGGACACCAAATGCAGCCCACCTAGCAAGCGAATAGCTCCCAGTCTCCCACCTAGAGTCCGCCTAGCACACAACTAAACGCGTCTAACTCCCGCCTACTGTTCGCTTAGCACACAACTGAACCCGCCTAGCGTTCGCCTACTTACAGATTGAAAGATAATTGTATCACCTCTAAAAGCCGACGAACAACTCAAGAAACCAACTGACCAGAACGAACGCAAGTATGACCGAAAACATAGACTCACAGAGAATCACAACGTACTCACTAAGTCACTAGCAGCTACAAGAAACTCATCACCCGACCATGCTGTTTGATCGACCTAGTTTACACTTTACACTCACAATCTAATATTGTCAAAAATTTGGACTTCTAAATCTTCaacaaaataaattttcaGACACCTGGCGTATTATCATTGGTCCATAAATATATCCACTCTATAACTTTGCAACTGCAAACACTCGATCTCAATTCCACTCCCTTGACTCCAACACTCTCCAAGCCTCCAAGGGCTTCCGCTCTGTCTCTCTTCACTTCACTTTCACTTTCACTTCCTCAAACATAAAAACCTCTGCAGGGAATCATAAACCCTAATCCTATCTTCAACATCAAACTGCTCTAATCCCAGGTAAGTCCTCACCCTCCTTCTTAATCCCAACTTGGGGTCCCTTCAATGAACTGCCCCTACTTCAGTCTGGCTCCCCCAATTTAATGGGCCTCACTCAGTTCCACAACTCCAAGCTTTCACAGCTAAGTTTGTTTTCAATTCCATCAATTTCATATCTGGGTTTCTCGCTTTTTTTAAGCAGTGTTAAGTCTCAGAGATAATGGGTACTAGCCATGAACTATATAGCTCTGTTTGGTCCAAGGGTTTATCACAGGGTTTTGTGTTGTGTTGTAATTTCAAGAAAACTAAGCAGTGGGCGTTTTGGTGGGAATAGAGGGGATAATGGGTTTTATAGGAATGAGTCTTTAGAGGAACCCGCATCGGAAAGTAGTGATTTTGATCCTATTTTGAAGGAGTATGGTATGTTCGAGAATGATAGACCTCCCCGGGAGCATTTATCGGCGGGACGAAGCTTCTTCGGGGATGTGAGGAAAAGTATTAGTAGGGTTCTTGAGGTTTTAGAGCAGGATGAGCCAGGGTTTAATGCGAAAGCAGCTCTGGATGAGCTGGAGATAAAGGTTTCAGGGCTTGTGGTAAGGGGAGTGTTGTTTGAGATATTGAAGGGGGTGAATTATGGGAATAAGATGCGGTGCGCGAAGCTGGGGTTTAAGTTTTTCGTGTGGTCTGGTCAGCAGGAGAGCTATAGGCACACAACGGAGGCCTACcatttgatgatgaagatatttGCAAACTGTGAGGAGTTTAAGGCAATGTGGAGGCTGGTGGATGAGATGATTGAGAAAGGGTATCCAACTACGGCGCGGACGtttaatattttgatatgTACTTGTGGTCAGGCAGGGTTGGCTAGGAAAGTGGTGGAGAGATTCATAAAGTCGAAGACGTTTAATTTCAGGCCGTTTAAACACTCATACAATGCTATTTTGCTGTCCCTTCTTGTAGTGAAGCAGTATAGGTTGATCGAGTGGCTATATCAACAGATGTTGGCAGAGGGTTACTCGCAGGATATTCTCACCTATAATATTGTGATGTGTGCGAAGTATAGGTTGGGGAAGTTGGATCAATTTCATAGATTACTGGATGAAATGGGTAGGAGTGGATGCTCTCCTGATCTTCATACTtacaatcttcttcttcatgtaCTTGGTAAGGGAGACAAACCGCTTGCAGCTCTTAATCTTTTAAATCACATGAAGGAGGAAGGTTTCGATCCAAGGGTTATACACTTCACAACATTAATAGATGGACTGAGCAGGGCTGGAAACATGGAGGCCAGCAAGTATTTCTTCGATGAGATGATAAAGTATGATTGCTTGCCTGATGTTGTATGTTATACTGTAATGATCACTGGATATATTGTGGCTGGGGAACTTGAGAACGCCCTAgcgttgtttgatgaaatggTCATTGATGGGCAGCTTCCAAATGTATTCACATACAATTCTATTATTCGTGGGCTTTGTATGGCAGAAAAATTTAAAGAAGCATGCTCCATGCTTAAAGAAATGGAATCCAGAGGCgttagtccaaatttcactgTATACAGCACGCTAGTAAGTTACTTGCGAAATGCTGGAAAGCTTTCTGAAGCACATAAAGTAATCCAACAGATGGTAGAGAAGGGGCAGTATGCCCACCTGCTTTCCAATCTCAAGAGGCATAGAAGATGTTGAAGCAGCAGATTCTTTGATTTGTGAAGTATTTACTTGCAATCCCCATACGAAGAAAGTAATTTAATTCGCCTTAGTTAACTTAATGTGGCTCCTGGCTGTCTCCAGTGGCACCATGTACCGCAGATTGTTTCAGTAATCGTGGAAGGAAAATAGTGAAGTACACACAACTTATCTTTGGCTTCTATTTTTCATGCAAACTGATTGACATATATGAGATGCAGTTTGTCCATGTTTTCCTCATTATCTTTTGCACTAAAGCTGTGATCGTCGcgttttattttccaaaagtggCAACTACCTCACCGGTCATGACTCACAAGTCTACCTGTCTCCCTCTCCCCTtccctccttttttttttgtttcttttttttttcacttttcacATCCCACCACCACACTTTACCTCTCTGTCTGCTTTGAGTCTATCTTCTAATCACACTTTTAAGTATAGTCGCTCTTACATACATGCATACATAAACATATGCGTAAATGGAATATTGAGGGATGCAAATAGAGTATCTTGCTGTATTTCTTGCATTCCTATCTCCCGTGGTCCGAGTggcttttgattttgagtcATTTCAAAGTTATTGTTTTGGGATTTGGAATGATGCAGTGGTAAACTTTcaccattttcattctttgtaCAGAATCTGTTTCTTGTAGCCATTGAAATTTCATCTCTAGTTTTGAGCAGTTTATGGACTGGCAACACTTTTCCTGCACCTGATCTTATGTAGGGATGATAAAAATTATAGAGATTGGGGAGAAGTAGTATGAGGCTTAACCATACTTTTGTAATTTCCTTGGTATGGCAGTTGTTACTTGCCTAGCACTGGTAGCAGTTTCTGGCATGAAATGTTTTTGGAATATTAGAAGTGACCCAAAATGCAGAGGGGGGTATATGGTACGAAACTACGAATGTTCTTGTACAACATGGA
This genomic interval carries:
- the LOC126802538 gene encoding pentatricopeptide repeat-containing protein At3g60050-like, translated to MNYIALFGPRVYHRVLCCVVISRKLSSGRFGGNRGDNGFYRNESLEEPASESSDFDPILKEYGMFENDRPPREHLSAGRSFFGDVRKSISRVLEVLEQDEPGFNAKAALDELEIKVSGLVVRGVLFEILKGVNYGNKMRCAKLGFKFFVWSGQQESYRHTTEAYHLMMKIFANCEEFKAMWRLVDEMIEKGYPTTARTFNILICTCGQAGLARKVVERFIKSKTFNFRPFKHSYNAILLSLLVVKQYRLIEWLYQQMLAEGYSQDILTYNIVMCAKYRLGKLDQFHRLLDEMGRSGCSPDLHTYNLLLHVLGKGDKPLAALNLLNHMKEEGFDPRVIHFTTLIDGLSRAGNMEASKYFFDEMIKYDCLPDVVCYTVMITGYIVAGELENALALFDEMVIDGQLPNVFTYNSIIRGLCMAEKFKEACSMLKEMESRGVSPNFTVYSTLVSYLRNAGKLSEAHKVIQQMVEKGQYAHLLSNLKRHRRC